AGTTGCCTGGCAGAGAACCATGGTGAAAATTCAGCGACCCTCTCCCTTGCTTCCCAGGGTACAGTTTCAGCAGCAGCTGATGACAGTCATGCTCATAGCTCAACAGCTAAAAGAATGTTCTCAGGCTCTCTGAAGGTCAGGGGCAGTGGTGGGAAGAACGGTGAAGATGGAGCAGAGCCCCTGCTCTCTGTGCTGTAGCTGGGCAAGACACTTAACCtccctgggactcagtttcctcatctgtaaaatcaaaacaataatacTGACCTTGCCTTAACCAAGAGACAGCATAGTGGCAAACTGCTGGCCCATGGCCTGCTTGCTATGAAGTAGGAGTTCATTACCTTCTTCACTCCAGGTCTTGACATGGTCCAAACGCTTGTCTTTTGAAGCAACCCTGTTGTATCCTCTTGAGTTGTCGTGACATTGTCTGCTGGTCTTCCAATGGTGAAATATCCTAGATTCtcagagctgaaaaaaaaaaggtactttgCCATTCATCATTGCAgcttctcatttcacagataagaaatcCAAGGCTCAGGGCGAAGGAACAGCCTTCTCCAGCTTTCCCAGACCATGCACAAcagcccctcccaccccagcccacccAGTGGGAACCATGTGAAAGCTTGAGGCAGTTATTCAGATGGTTCAAGCCAAAAGATCTAGAAAATTCTTGCTAAGAAACACAAGCTCCCAGACCATCTGCAGAACTGAAACAAAAGCCTCTTTCACCCTCATTTTTACTGCAACTCAATAGGTGTTGGCTTTGCCTTCTCCCCCAGAGCTGAGCTCCTCTGAACAAGCTGGTGGGGGGCGGGCGCTGGGAGTGGGGCTCTGAGCTCCACCAGCTCATAGAACCAGCTCACAGATTGCAGCTAACAGGACATTTTCGCACTTCTTAATGCCAAAAGCTGCCTTGGGTGCTGGTTTGCTTCCAAGGCGGGCTTTGAAAGAGGGGTGGAAGGCTCTAGATGATCCTGAAATCTCTGCGCTCAGGATGCTCTTAGTGAAGCAGGGGGTGAGATTTGGTGTCAGCAAAAGGATATTGGGGTGCAAAGTAGATAGTGCAAAGTGGAGGTGAGTGGGGAAGGCTTCAGATGACTGCAAGAATTTGacttctaggcctcagtttcctcatccatataGTGGGGCTAACAGCCTTTTTCCAAGTGAGGATGTGGGGAGATAATATGAGAGTAAAGTCTTCATCCTCAAATCAGGCAGAGGATAAGTGATTAAAAAACAAGAGCCGCTGTCTGTCTATGTTATTGCTGGTGGTTTTATTATCATTGGCTGGGTCGGTAAGGTCACCTTGACTGCAGGTGGCCTACAGTGGGAGAAAAAGTTAAAATCCTATCTGAGTGACAATAATTTGTGGACAGGCGGCTACTCCAGCTCAAGATGGTAACCATGCCAACATTGCAAACGCCATCTCTCCAGAACAATATCATGTCTCCTTTGTAATAGGTCCCTTGGTGTCCAGACTTCTCAGCAGCTCAGAGTGTCTCAGAGTATccaagagggggaaaaaaaaaacaacaaaaaaaaaaccagggtaTGCCTTTTCTGGGTCATCTATTCACTGGGCTCTGGTGGAGGGTTCTGGCAATGCTTTAGAAATGCAGTCCCATGAGAGGAGCAGTCGTGACCACTGGCTGTGGGTGGGATGCaggtgaagaattttttttttgagctttgttgtccaggctggagtgcaatggcgtgatcttggctcactgcaacctctgcctccagggttcaagcgattctcctgcctcagtctcccgagtagctgggattacaggtgctcgccaccacgcccagctaaatttttgtatttttagtagagatgaggtttcaccatgttggtcaggctagtctcaaactcctgacctcaggtgatccacctaccttggcctcccaaagcgctgggattacaggcatgagtcaacatgcctggcttttttttttttttttttttttttttttttttgagatggagcctcactctgttgcccacactggatggagtacaatggtgtgatctccactcactgcaacctcagcctcccaggtttatgcaattctcctgtctcagcctcctgagtagctgggattacaggcacatgccaacacacctcgttaatttttgtatttttagtagagatggggttttgccacgtcaGCCAaggtggtctagaactcctgacctcaggtgatccacccaccttggcctcccaaagggttgggattacaggcatgagccaccacggctggccagtttttctttcttttatttttttttgacggagtctcgttctgtcgccaggctggagtgcagtggcgcgatctcggctcactgcaacctctgcctcccgggttcaagcgattcttctgcctcagcctcccaagtagctgggactacaggcgcccgccaccacgctcagctaattttttgtatttttagtagagacagggtttcaccatgttggccaggatggtcttgatctcttgacctcatgatctgcccacctcggcctcccgaagtgctgggattacagacatgagtcaccgcgcctggcctgtttttcttttttaaaaatattttttgtagtcccaactacttgggaggccaaggcaggagaattgcttgatgaacctggaaagcagaggttgcagtgagattagatcttgccactgccctccagcctgggtgacagagagaaacgccattaaaaaaaaaaacaaaaaaaccccaatatggtttttttactatatattatacatagggtttttatatctataaaatatatatacatatgttatatatgtatatatgtgttatataaatatatttatataattatataacataatatataaatatatatcataatatatgatatgatatataatatatacaggacATTTTCACACTTCTTAAGGCCAAAAGCTGCCTTGGGTGTTGGTTTGCTTCCAAGGCGGGCTTTGAAAGGGGGTGGAAGGCTCTAGATGATCCTGAAATCTCTGCGCTCAGGATGCTCTTAGTTAAGGCACGGGGTGAGATTTTGCGTCAGCAAAAGGATCCTGGGGTcgtgatatatataatataaaaatatataatatataaaagtatatcatattgtatatgtaaatatgtatgtgtgtgtatgtgtgtgtgtatatgtaggggtgtgtgtgtgtgttttgtttttgttttttgtagaactggggtcttgctatgttgcccaggctggttttgaactcttggcctcatgtgatcctgccacctcagcctcccaaagctctgggattataggcatgagccactgtgccaggctattGATCCCTTTTTacaagtgacttgcctgagggtACTCAGCTGGTGCACTGGCAGagtaggatttgaacccaagacAAGAACCGTGTTCTTTCTCAAATCACACCACACACGTGTGTTCAGGAACCCAGGGGAATTTTGTTCTGTTCCCCAAGTGATACCCTGCACTAGAAGAAGACACAGACTTGGCTCCTCTAGTGGGGACCTGCTCTGAGCCCTGAGGCAACAAAATGTGTTTGACATTAACCACTGACCTCCCTCACCTCGCTCAGGTGCTCTCTTTGAAGTTGTTCGAAGGCCCTGTTTATCGATAGGAGGTATAGCCTTGGGAATAGGTGACCTGTCCCAGGTGGTGACCCCGGTTTTTACTGATGAGGCTCTTGGGCGTTAGCAACTCTCTCCCAAAGGCAAAGAAGATGGGTGCTGGTAAGAGTGTGTGGGACACTCGGTGGGAGGCATATGTATTCTTTGTATAATCTGAGTGACCCCAACAGGGAAGTCACACTTTGAGCTCTTCTCAGCTGACATCATGGGGCAGTGTGAGGCCCTCAGACTTGGGCGTGTGAtcgacctgagtttgaatccttgCTTTGCCCATTCCCTGCTGTGTGACTTTGTTCAAACCATGGAACAGCTCTgtgtcagtttccttatctgtaaaacgggAAAGGAGGccgagctcagtggctcacgtctgtagtgccagcacttgggaggctgaggcaggaggaacatttgaggtcaggagtttgacaccagcctggccaacatggtaaaatcttgtttctattaaaaatacacacaaaaaaattagctgggcgtagtggtgcatgcctgcagtcctagctacccaggtggctgaggcaggagaattgcttgaacctgggaggcagagattgcagtgaggcaagattgtgccactgcactccagtctgggcaacagagctagactctatctctcaggaaaaaaaaaaaagactgaaaaatacatttaacagatgaagcatgagtttaaataattttctctgaaaaaattagctgggcgtggtggtgtgcgccttgtagccccagctacttgggaggctgaggcaggaggattgcttgaacctgggaggcagaggttgcagtgagccaagagagcactattgtactccagcctgggtgactgggtgagactctatcttaaaacaaaacaaaagaaaagcaagcaaacaaaaaaacaggaaaggaaatcGGACCAGCCTTACAGGGGTatcttgaggggaaaaaaaaaaaagcccagttcTGCAAAGCACCTTGCTTGGTGCTAGGAACTTGGTAGATGGTTCCTTAGAGTGCATGAGGATGGGGTCACCAAGGATAAGGCAGTGTGTGAAGAGGGCTCGGGACAAAGCCCTGAGGGACCCTAGTATTTCCGGGTAGACTAGAAGACAAGCCCACACAGCAAACAGAAGAGTAATGGCTGGAGCAGCAGAAGGGAAGCTGGGAGAGCCGGTCAAGGAAGGGTGAGCAGTCATGCCCAGTCCTGCCAAGAGGGCCGGGGAGGTGGGCACTATGAAGCGTCCTTGGCTTTGACAACAAGGAGGGCCCTGGTGGCCACACTGGAGGAGTGGGGACAGGGCCAGAGCACACTGAGCTGATGGGTGGGTAGGAAGTGAGGAAGAGGAGATGGGGAAGTTTGGTGAGAAGAAAAGCTTCATGGGAGAACCAGAGTGTCATTTACACATGTCAGAAATCAATTATTTAGAATGTTCCAGCTCTACCTAATTTTCACCGTTTTGAAATCAGTCTTAGTCCAACCTGATCAAAAAAGCTGGAAGGGCTCTAAGCCCTCTAAGAGCTAGAAGGAACTGAGGAGGTCCCCCCATCCAGGGCTggccctcctcccacctctcacTGGGACCCCATCCTTATGGGGGGGGGTGGAGTGGATGATTCATTACTATCTAGAATGCTCTTTAAATATATTCACTAGGGGGAAGATCAGACTGGTTTGTTAACCTCGATTCCAACAGCAAAGGTGACTCTTCAAAGCATGGTGAAGCCTGGGGTGGGGGCCTCCTCCCAGGCCCACATTCAAATCCTGGTTCATGGGCCCCCAAAAGTGTGATCGTTTTAGCATCACAGCAGGAAGAGGAAGGCCTGGGAGGCAAGAGACCTGGTATGGAGGACCCAGCTCTGGTCACTCGCTGTGCAAACTAGGGCCAGCCCCTCCTTTCCCtcagacctcagtttccccttatTCAGGACAAGGGGTTAGATAGGGGTGATTCTAAGGGTCCTGCCAGCTCTGACATTCCAGCATGTGGATATCTATTCTAAAGTCCTTGAAACAGTTGAGTCTAATTCTTCAGATGGAAAACAAGTCCAGAAAAGGCCTAGTCTCCagttccctcccttctcctttcaaACACGTCTTCCAGGCCTGAAATATGGCTTCTCAATTACCTAAGGATGAAGCCTCAAATCTTCACCCAGGCATTTAAAACACTCCgtaatcggccgggcgcggtggctcaagcctgtaatcccagcactttgggaggccgagacgggcggatcacgaggtcaggagttcgagaccatcctggtgaacacggtgaaaccccgtctctactaaaaaatacaaaaactagccgggcgaggtggcggcgcctgtagtcccagctacttgggaggctgaggcaggagaatggcgtgaacccgggaggcggagcttgcagtgagctgagatccggccactgcactccaacctgggcgacagagcaagactccgtctcaaaaaaaaaaaaaaaaaaaaaaaacactccgtAATCTTGTTTTACCCAATCTCACTTCCCATTGTTAGGCCTCTCTTCTCACCATCTCCCAGGTCATGGCCAAGCCTTTGACCATGCTGTACCCCAGGCCTTAATCTCTTTCCTGACTACTCCAAGATCCAGCTTATCCCTGCGGGCTGCACATgcagtagatgctcagtaaattctCAGCGAGCCCAAGGCCCCTTCTCCTACACTATCTTTGGCATGCTGGAAGTCAGTTGGGGCCTTGTTTTAAGCATTATTTTCCTAGCTTGTCGAGCAGCCCAGCCCGGGGCCTGGCACAAGGAACCCTCAGTATCCAATGCCAGCCAGGATTGGGAGGGGCTCAGTGACCAGCCAGTTGGGCCACCCCAGCTCTTTGCCACAGGAGAAAGTCCAGCCTGGGTTTGGACTCAGATCCTGGCCCCACCACTTAATAGgctgtgtaaccttgagcaagtcactaaCCTTGCTTTTCCTCAGGTTCCACATTTTAAATATGGGGAGACCAGCTGTGTCCACCGTGGGCAGGGTAGTTAGGATTAAAGAGGAGAATGCTCGTAGGGGACTAGTCCTGGGCTGGCTCCTAATGTGTCCTGAATATTACTTGTCTTAGCCTGGTCATCCAGTCCCCTCCTCTGGTGGAAGGAACAAGCCTGCCCAAGGCTATGTCTCAGGACGTGTGCGactgcgtgtgtctgtgtgtgtggcgGGGCTGTCCCCGAGGGTCGGACTCGATCCTGCCCGGACCAGTGCAGACCCAAGCACAGGTGTGGCCCAACAGAACCAACGGACAGGCAGGGCTCGGGGCGGGCGGGACGGCTGGGGCTGGGCGGGGCTGGGCTGACCCGCCCCTCGGGGAACGCGGCCTCCCGGCTCCTCCGCGGGTAGGTTTGCTTGCTTTTGGGGCCCTTCTCAAGCCAGATCGCTAACGTGGTTGGAGTGGTGCGTTTCAGGGTGGCGCTATGACAATGCACTGCCAGTGCAGCCGCCATCACGGCGCCCCCTCCTCCGGCTCCGCAGTCTCCTGCCTGGCTTTCCCTTCTCCACCTCCATCTCTGCGGCGGTAAAATGCAGCACTCGCAGAGCGCCTGCGCGGCTTTCAggcggggcggcggcggcggtggctaTTTATAGTAGGTGACGTCACCTTGAAATAGACCGTTAGGGCCGGCCCGCCCTACCCCCCTCCCACTCCCGCCGCTCGGCCTGGCCACTCTCACTGCGCAGGCGTCGTCTCGTCCTCCCATCCCCCAACGCGACCGCCTCTCCTCCCTCGGCGGTGTCCGCGGCGCGAGCCACAACGCGCGGGACTAGCCAGCGAGAGGGCGCGAGCGGCGGCGCTGCCTGCAGCCTGCAGCCTGCAGCCTCCGGTTCGGCCGGCGAGCCAGTGCGCGTGCGCGGCGGCGGCCTCCGCGGCGACCGGGGAGCGGACTGACCGGCGGGCGGGCAAGCGAGCCAGCGGTGTGAGGCGCCAAGCGAGGCCGAGCCGCGAGCGACATGGGGGACCGGGAGCAGCTGCTGCAGCGGGCGCGGCTGGCCGAGCAGGCGGAGCGCTACGACGACATGGCCTCCGCCATGAAGGCGGTGAGCGCGCCGGGAGCCCGGGCGGCTGGCCGGGGAGGCCTGGCGTTGGGGAGGGACGGG
This window of the Rhinopithecus roxellana isolate Shanxi Qingling chromosome 13, ASM756505v1, whole genome shotgun sequence genome carries:
- the C13H22orf24 gene encoding LOW QUALITY PROTEIN: uncharacterized protein C22orf24 homolog (The sequence of the model RefSeq protein was modified relative to this genomic sequence to represent the inferred CDS: deleted 3 bases in 3 codons; substituted 2 bases at 2 genomic stop codons), translating into MVPTGWAGVGGAVVHGLGKLEKAVPSPXALDFLSVKXEAAMMNGKVPFFFSSENLGYFTIGRPADNVTTTQEDTTGLLQKTSVWTMSRPGVKKVMNSYFIAAGHGPAVCHYAVSWLRQGFSITLTSFGRIPWPQAGVGTCPSPQSWVSSPFLQPHKEHHYAKTSSHSQPSPQSLALCLAYSRCPVNTCQMTECISPASGCHQALREPGRSEESFWIPATPHISSIFSES